The region CCTCACCATATTATGGCCTTAAAGTTCCCATGTAGTAAAATCCTCTGGATTCATCCAGATATACGTCCACGATTTTTCCTATCAGAGAAGAATCTCCCTTAAAATGAACGGTAGTGTTATTACCTAAGCGGCCGGTTAAAAGACCTTCCTCATGATCATTCACTTCTTCTGCAAGTACCTTCTGAACGGTGTGTACCTCTCTTCCGCAGACCTCAGAGGAGATGTTCTTTACTTCATCCAGCAGACGGTCAAAACGGTTCTTTATTGCTTCTTCAGAAACCTGTTCCTCCATCTTTGCTGCCGGTGTTCCGGTACGTTTGGAGTAGATAAAAGTAAAGGCGCTGTCAAAACGTACCTTTCTCACCACTTCAAGAGTTTCGTTAAAATCTTCTTCTGTCTCGCCGGGGAATCCTACAATGATATCTGTGGTCAGAGAAATATCCGGAATGGCTGTCCGGATTTTTTCTACAAGCTCCAGATACTGTTCCTTGGTGTATTTCCGGTTCATGACCTTTAAAATCCGGCTGCTGCCTGACTGAAGAGGCAGGTGAAGATGGTGGCAAACCTTTTTTGAATTTTTCATGGCTTTAATCAGTTCGTCTGACAAATCCTTTGGATGGGAAGTCATAAAGCGGATCCGCTCCAGGCCTTCCACCTGATCGATCTGGGTCAGAAGTTCTGCAAAGCTTACGGGTGTATCCAGGGTCTTTCCGTATGAGTTGACGTTTTGCCCTAAAAGCATGATCTCTACAACGCCGTCATTTACCAGCTGCTTTATCTCTTCCAGAATGTCTTTGGGGCTGCGGCTCCGTTCCCTGCCCCGTACATAAGGCACGATGCAGTAGCTGCAGAAATTGTTGCATCCAAACATAATATTAACGCCGGATTTAAAGGAGTACTTCCGTTCCGTGGGGAGATCCTCCACAATCCGGTCCGTTCCCTCCCAGATGTCAACCACCATCTTTTTTTCTTCCAGGCGTTCATACATAAGCTCTGCCAGTTTAAAGATGTTATGAGTGCCAAAAATAATATCCACAAAGCGGTAGCTCTTTTTGATCTTTGCAACTACTTCTTCTTCCTGCATCATGCAGCCGCAAAGAGCAATCATCATATAAGGATTTTTCTTTTTTAAGCTGTTTAAATAACCAAGACGTCCGTAGACTCTGTCATTGGCATTTTCTCTGACGGTACAAGTATTATAAAGAACAAAGTCAGCCTCTTCCGTGTCATGTTCCACAAACCCGATGGCCTCTAAGATCCCTTGAAGCTTTTCGGAATCTCTGGAATTCATCTGGCAGCCGAAGGTGGCGATGTGAAAGGTAAGCTGCTCTTTTCCTGAGACTTCCTTTAAATTTTCCAGAATATCCTGACAGCGTTCTATAAAAAAGTATTGTCTTGCAGGCTCCTCCTGGGGGGCATGGCTGAGGGCTTCTTCGTAAGTCATATTTATATCATTCATTTACATAACCTCTTAATTTTTTCTTTATAGCATATATCCGCAGTGAACAGTATATCATAAATCCTTTTTATTGCAAATACCCAAAAAAATTCCCCTAGCAGCCTGCGTCCTGCTTCTATTTAAAATAATTATCCTGTTCGGAATATACTTCTAAGGGCTGCTGTAAATCAAATTCCTTCATCTTCTGAATAGCAAGTACAATGCACAGTACGGAAAGGCCGAAATTGATGATACCGAACATGGGTATGGAAAACGGAAGAAAGGATATAATTGCTTTCAGCAATAAAGGCAATGTCCTTGCGTAGACTCCCATTTGATAAAGCTGTCCAAAAGTTAGTTTATACTTCATGCAGGAGGCGGCTATCATACCAAGAAGGGCAACAATCAGTACCCCAAAGAAAAAGAAGGCTGCCATGAATAGAAAGGCCGCAACCATAATACCTGCTACGATCAGGTAAGCCTGGGGAACGAATGCCATAAGTTTATCCCTGCTGAAATCTATATTTAGATCCGAAAAATATTGTCCCTGAATTTGACCTTTGTTCTTCACAATAACTTTTTCTGAATCGATCAGGAATACTTGATAATAATCTGATAAATACTCCCCGATTTCATCTGCATCATAAAAAATATGATCCGGATTAGTATTGATATTAATATATGTACCGTCTGCCTCATATTCAATAGGCTTTTCTATCCAAAATTCTCCATCACTTAGCTCAAAATCAGGAATATAATCATTTATAATCTTTACAAATCCGCCTGTTTTGACCTGAAATTTAATGAAAGGAACTATCATGGTCAGCGCAAAATATATAACTGTAAGAATGATTCCTGCTAAAAAAACCTTGCGTCGTTTGTTTTTCAAAAATTCCTTATAACTTTTAAAATCATAAACCGATAATATAAGTTCCTTGAATACATTCATATATTTACTCCCCGCCTTATCTTCGTTTTCGCTCCATCATTAACAAAAATCCTGCTTACTTTCCGCTTACTCTTATACTCCTTTTCATAAACTTTTACATACCATATCTTACCCATTTGCTTCTATCCTTTCTCTTAAGTATTTTTAACACATATTAAGCTTATCATATGGCTGTATTGAAGTAAAATATTATTTTCTATCGGCTTGTGTAATAAACTCTGGAAAAAACTGTCCTTTAGTCCATTGTATCCAATGGAAAAGAGCCGCTGTACATAGGTGGTTACGTTCCTATGTACAACGACCCTTTTGCAAAAAATCAGGTGAGGTTTTCTCCGTTTGTTTCAATTACCCGTTTAAACCATTCAAAGGAATCTTTTTTTATCCGGTCCATGGATCCTTCCCCATGATCATTCAGATCCACATAAATAAATCCGTAACGCTTGCTCATTTGTCCTGTTGTGGCACTGACCAGGTCAATTGGTGCCCATGTTAAATAGCCAAAGCAATCCACCTGATCCATTTCAACTGCTTTTTTTAGCTGGGCAATGTGTTTTTTCAAATAATCCATTCGATATTCATCATGGATTTTCCTGTTTTCCGTTAATTGATCCACCGCACCAAGTCCATTTTCCGTAACAATAATCGGGATCCCATATTTCCGGTAAGTATAATTCAGCAAATACCGAAGGCCCACAGGGTCAATGGTCCAGCCCCATTTGCTTGCTTCCAGATAAGGATTTTGCAGGCCGCCAAACAGGGCGCTTTTTCCTTCTTCTGACCCTTCATATTCAGCAACTGACGATGCGTAATAATTCATCCCAATAAAATCGATTGTTCCATCACGAAAAGCCTGGCGATCTTCCTCGCTGACAGCAATTTTGATTCCCTGCGATTTGTATTCCTGGATTTTATAAGAAGGAAACTGTCCGTTGCACATGGCGTCAATCTGATAAAAATCACGGTCCATTTGTTTGAACGCATTCATTACGTTTATTGGATTGCAATCGATAGGATAAACCGGTTCGATTCCAAACACACAGCCTATCTGGGTCTGCGGGTCTATGGCATGACCCAGCTTAACGGCCAGACAGCTTGCAAGAGTCATGTTGTAACCAATAGTCGCAAGAGTCTGCTTTTTATTCTCCAATTCAGAATATTTTAACCCGGCAATCATATAGGTAAAGATATCGCTTGCCTCAGTTTGAGGATCGATATGGTTCATTTCATTAAATGTGACCCAGTATCTTACGTTTCCTTTCAACGCCTCAAACATTGTCCGGCAAAACGTTAAATAATAATCAATTACCTTTCTGTTTGCCCAGGAACCGTATTTTGACACCAAATGGACAGGCATTTCAAAATGATACAAAGTTACAATAGGCTCTATTCCATACCTTTTTAATTCATCTACAACTTTTTGATAGAACAGGATTCCTTCCTGGTTCGGGAGATTTTCCTCTCCTTTTGGATAAATTCTTGACCAGTCAATGGACAGCCTTAAAGCTTTAAACCCCATTTCTGCCAAAAGAGCAATATCCTCTTTGTAGCGGTGATAAAAATCAATTCCATGATGAGACGGATAATGGGCAGATCCGGATAGCTGTTTATGGATTTCCCTTGGCTTTCCATAGGCTCCTACAGTCACAAGATCCATGATCCCTAAGCCTTTCTGTCCTTCCTCATAAGCACCTTCGCATTGGTGGGCGGCAATGCTGCCACCCCATAAAAAATTGTCCTTGAATCTCATATCTGATTTTTTACTCCTGTTCCAGGACAATACTCATGATCTGATCATCAGCGTGAACCTGCTTGCTTCCCTCAGGAATTACATCCAAATAATCATTGGTATTTGTTATTACAACAATGACAGTAGGATCATAACCGGCATCTATGATGCTTTCAAAGTCCACAACCGCTAATGGTTGTCCTTTTTTTACGATGTCTCCCTGATTCACCATTACCTCGAAATGTTTTCCTTCAAGTTTCACAGTATCAATACCAATATGAAGCAAAACCTCTTCCCCATGTTCCCCTTTTATTCCAATTGCATGTTTTGTAGGAAAAACAGCTGCAACTTCTCCAGTAACAGGTGCAAAAATACTGTTTTTTTCCGGAATAATTCCAACCCCTTTTCCTAAAGCACCAGTTGAAAAAGCCTGATCTTTTACTTCTGATAACTGCACCAACCGGCCTTCCGCAGCGGCTGATAAACGAATGGTACGGAAATTTGGATTTTCGCCTGTTATTTCACCTGGATCCTCTTTTTTATCGGTATCATCTTCCGAAGGTACTCCTAATACATAGGAAACGATAGCTGCACCTACGAAACTGATAATCACTGCCGAGACCATCAGCCATAAATTTTTAAAATCGCCTGTTCCAATGTAAGCCGGCAGGCCAAACAGGCCCCATGCGATGGAATAAGCCTTTACACCTGTAACTCCTGCAAACAGACCGCCTAAACCGCCGCCGATCATTACCGCCACAAACGGCCGGCGGAATTTAACAAATACACCATAAATGGCAGGTTCCGTCACACCTAAGATAGCAGATAAGGTTACCGTTCCGAAGAGCTGTTTTTGTTTGCTGTTTCTTGTCCGTAAAAAGTACCCTAACATCGCTCCGCCAACAGCGATATCGGAAATCGTGCAAGAAGAAATAAACGCCGGATCATAACCATTAGAAGCAATCAGGGATGCCACCACCGGCATAATAAAATTGCCTGCTCCCAGCATGATAATAAATGGCTGCAATGCAGAGTAAAGCATCATTACAAACCAGCTTCCCACATATTTCATCAAAAGGTTAAAGAAAGCAATGATTCCTTCCCCCAGATAAAACCCTAAGGGTCCAAAAACCAGCAAGGTTGCAGGAAGCATCACAATCATGATCAGTAAAGGAGTTAAAAAGTACTGTAAGGCTGTTGGAACAATCTTTTTTACATATTTTGTTACATATCCCATAAACCAAACAGCTAATAAAATAGGGATAAAACTATTGGAATAAGTAATTTGAGGCAATGGAATGGTAAATAAGGTCAGACCTTCTGCTCCGTTAATTGACCCGGATAAAATGGTTGCCGCTAAAGCCACTGCCAGGTAAGGACTTACCCCTAATCGTTTGGCACAGCTCATTGCCATAAAAATAGGCAGGAAATAGAAAACAGCATTTCTTAAAGCATCAAAAATCTGATATGTGGGGCTTTCAGGAGAAATCAGTCCTGTAAGGGAAACAATGGATAAAAACGCCGCAAGCAATCCTGCACAAATAATTGGTTCCAATATAGGGTTCATAGATTCAGACACAACGTCTAAAGCAGCTTTTACAAAATTTTTATTCTTACATTTCTGTGACCCGTCTTCTCCGGCACTGATGCCAAGCATATCGATTAATTCTTTATATACGTCATTTACGTGAGTTCCCACAATTATCTGGTAAGCCACATTGTTATCGACCACATCAATCACGCCTTTTAAATTTTTGATTTCCTCTGTCTTAGCTTTCCTTTTATCTTTTAATGTAAAACGTAAACGTGTCATACAGTGAACAACTGCCTGTACGTTGTTTTTACCGCCGATTAAGTCAATCATCTGCTGATTAAACTGCTGGTATTTCATGATTCGTTTTCCTTTCTTTCCAAAATGCGGTTAATGTGTATCATTAAATACGCATATTCATCTTGCGTTAAATACTGATTAAACTTTTTCTTCACATAAATATCAATTTTTTCTACTGCCGTATAAGCATAGGGGTAGATCTCCTTTACCTGCTGAAACAAAATGGAATCACTTTGTCCATGATTCTTATCTTTTCTTAAGCGTTCAATAAAATATTGAAGATGTGTTACTAGCCGCATATAGTTCATTGAAGATTCATCAAAGGAGAGATTAAAATGATATTTGATAATGTTCAGCATATCCTGGAGCGTTTCCATATCTTTAATTTTTTCATCCAGAAGAGATTTTTCTTCCTGGATATTTACAAAGTGTAAGGCGATTGAAACAGCTTCGTCATCAGGAAAATCAATTTGATAGCATTCCCTCATCATCTGCAAAGCATGGAGACCGATTTTATAATATACCGGATAAAACTTTTGAACCTCCCAGGATAAAGGACTGCGGATAAACTGATTTTTCTTCCCTCGTTTCCAGGCAAAAGTAATATGGTCAAGTAAGGCCAGATATAAATAATCATTTGCTTTTTGTTTTAATATTTTTTCACCATAATCAACGAAATCATTAATCAGACCAATGGTTTTATCATCGGTATTGGTGAGTAAATAGCTTAAATGCTCAAGGCGGTCTTTGGAATCTAATACATACGTCTTTTCAATTTCGGAGTCTGTAATTAGTTGGCCAACTTTTTTTTTGAAAGAAATCCCCGTTGAATAGACGATCGATTCATGGCCTCCTTTTTCAACAATTGCAATGTTATTATTGAGTATCTTTTTTACCCGCACCGTGTACTCCTTTCCAGAAAAAAAACTCAGATTACATACCAATTAACCCAGGAAAAAATGGGCTGATTAATATGCAATCTGAGTTCTGCCTGCTTATCAGTAACATAACTCAAGAAATAACTACTTTGTTATTTCTGGTTTTTTCTTTCTTACACATAGGTATATTATCACTAATTTATTCCTATGTCAACGCCTAACTTTTGTATAAATAGGGCAATTTACCGTTTTTATTCTCTATGATCATGGATCTCCACTACTTCCGT is a window of [Clostridium] saccharolyticum WM1 DNA encoding:
- a CDS encoding beta-glucoside-specific PTS transporter subunit IIABC — encoded protein: MKYQQFNQQMIDLIGGKNNVQAVVHCMTRLRFTLKDKRKAKTEEIKNLKGVIDVVDNNVAYQIIVGTHVNDVYKELIDMLGISAGEDGSQKCKNKNFVKAALDVVSESMNPILEPIICAGLLAAFLSIVSLTGLISPESPTYQIFDALRNAVFYFLPIFMAMSCAKRLGVSPYLAVALAATILSGSINGAEGLTLFTIPLPQITYSNSFIPILLAVWFMGYVTKYVKKIVPTALQYFLTPLLIMIVMLPATLLVFGPLGFYLGEGIIAFFNLLMKYVGSWFVMMLYSALQPFIIMLGAGNFIMPVVASLIASNGYDPAFISSCTISDIAVGGAMLGYFLRTRNSKQKQLFGTVTLSAILGVTEPAIYGVFVKFRRPFVAVMIGGGLGGLFAGVTGVKAYSIAWGLFGLPAYIGTGDFKNLWLMVSAVIISFVGAAIVSYVLGVPSEDDTDKKEDPGEITGENPNFRTIRLSAAAEGRLVQLSEVKDQAFSTGALGKGVGIIPEKNSIFAPVTGEVAAVFPTKHAIGIKGEHGEEVLLHIGIDTVKLEGKHFEVMVNQGDIVKKGQPLAVVDFESIIDAGYDPTVIVVITNTNDYLDVIPEGSKQVHADDQIMSIVLEQE
- a CDS encoding glycoside hydrolase family 1 protein, coding for MRFKDNFLWGGSIAAHQCEGAYEEGQKGLGIMDLVTVGAYGKPREIHKQLSGSAHYPSHHGIDFYHRYKEDIALLAEMGFKALRLSIDWSRIYPKGEENLPNQEGILFYQKVVDELKRYGIEPIVTLYHFEMPVHLVSKYGSWANRKVIDYYLTFCRTMFEALKGNVRYWVTFNEMNHIDPQTEASDIFTYMIAGLKYSELENKKQTLATIGYNMTLASCLAVKLGHAIDPQTQIGCVFGIEPVYPIDCNPINVMNAFKQMDRDFYQIDAMCNGQFPSYKIQEYKSQGIKIAVSEEDRQAFRDGTIDFIGMNYYASSVAEYEGSEEGKSALFGGLQNPYLEASKWGWTIDPVGLRYLLNYTYRKYGIPIIVTENGLGAVDQLTENRKIHDEYRMDYLKKHIAQLKKAVEMDQVDCFGYLTWAPIDLVSATTGQMSKRYGFIYVDLNDHGEGSMDRIKKDSFEWFKRVIETNGENLT
- a CDS encoding DUF1189 domain-containing protein; amino-acid sequence: MNVFKELILSVYDFKSYKEFLKNKRRKVFLAGIILTVIYFALTMIVPFIKFQVKTGGFVKIINDYIPDFELSDGEFWIEKPIEYEADGTYININTNPDHIFYDADEIGEYLSDYYQVFLIDSEKVIVKNKGQIQGQYFSDLNIDFSRDKLMAFVPQAYLIVAGIMVAAFLFMAAFFFFGVLIVALLGMIAASCMKYKLTFGQLYQMGVYARTLPLLLKAIISFLPFSIPMFGIINFGLSVLCIVLAIQKMKEFDLQQPLEVYSEQDNYFK
- a CDS encoding PRD domain-containing protein, producing MRVKKILNNNIAIVEKGGHESIVYSTGISFKKKVGQLITDSEIEKTYVLDSKDRLEHLSYLLTNTDDKTIGLINDFVDYGEKILKQKANDYLYLALLDHITFAWKRGKKNQFIRSPLSWEVQKFYPVYYKIGLHALQMMRECYQIDFPDDEAVSIALHFVNIQEEKSLLDEKIKDMETLQDMLNIIKYHFNLSFDESSMNYMRLVTHLQYFIERLRKDKNHGQSDSILFQQVKEIYPYAYTAVEKIDIYVKKKFNQYLTQDEYAYLMIHINRILERKENES
- the miaB gene encoding tRNA (N6-isopentenyl adenosine(37)-C2)-methylthiotransferase MiaB; the encoded protein is MNDINMTYEEALSHAPQEEPARQYFFIERCQDILENLKEVSGKEQLTFHIATFGCQMNSRDSEKLQGILEAIGFVEHDTEEADFVLYNTCTVRENANDRVYGRLGYLNSLKKKNPYMMIALCGCMMQEEEVVAKIKKSYRFVDIIFGTHNIFKLAELMYERLEEKKMVVDIWEGTDRIVEDLPTERKYSFKSGVNIMFGCNNFCSYCIVPYVRGRERSRSPKDILEEIKQLVNDGVVEIMLLGQNVNSYGKTLDTPVSFAELLTQIDQVEGLERIRFMTSHPKDLSDELIKAMKNSKKVCHHLHLPLQSGSSRILKVMNRKYTKEQYLELVEKIRTAIPDISLTTDIIVGFPGETEEDFNETLEVVRKVRFDSAFTFIYSKRTGTPAAKMEEQVSEEAIKNRFDRLLDEVKNISSEVCGREVHTVQKVLAEEVNDHEEGLLTGRLGNNTTVHFKGDSSLIGKIVDVYLDESRGFYYMGTLRP